Within the Flavobacterium sp. 9R genome, the region GAGGCAATCCAGTTATATATCGAGTTAAACCAAGTATCAAAAAGTTCAGACCAATAGCAGTATAGAATCCCAGAATAGGATTTGAAAACAACTTGTACAGGTAGAAAACCAAAAATAGTAGTGCAATTAAAAGCCCTATTCCTACTGTTTTTAATTTCGCAATTAATAATGCGATGATCACAACCGTTACAAGCAATAACAAAAGTCCCTTCGGGCTAGATAAACTAGCTGAACCAGATGCTTTATCAAAGGGATTTATATTATTACTGTTCGTGTTCACTTTACTTTTATTAGGTGTTTATGATTCCTTCAAATTTGTTCTCTTTACTTTATGAATAAGGCTTTTATAAAAATCGATTCCGCTTGAGAAAATTTCTTTATAACTCAAAGACAGTTCTTTGTCTAAAAAATACATTCCCATCCAAATGCCAATTAAAGTAAAAAGTATAGATGCAACTGCCACTAGCAACAACGATTGGAATATAAAAATGGCGATACAATCACCTATTATATTCGCTAGAACCATCACGAATACTTTTATGGCATTAATTTTTGGTTTATTGATGCTATCCAAACCAATACCTGTCATTCTATCGATAGGCAATAACAACCCATAAATGGAAAATACTCGAACAATATTGACAACATTAAATCCCGTTTGAGGATCCGTTTCTAAATACTGTCTTCCACTTATTACTAATACAAAGAATTCAGCAAATACGAATGTGAATACACTTAAACCAGCAAAAAGATACGTTAAAGCTCCAGAGTAGGTGTAGAACAAATCTCTTACTTCTTCCACCTTGCCCTGAACGCTTGCCTTAGACATTTTAGGAAAAGCAGTAGCCACAAAACTTCGCAGTGGAATTTGCTGTAATTCTGTCAATTTTAATGGAATACTATACAAAGCGACAGCGGCACTCCCTAATGGACTTAAACTGATAATTATGGTATCGGCGCTTCTCAACAAGTTGGTTCCAATTAAGGTGAACGTAGTATATTTTCCGAAATTTAATAATGTGCTATTGGTCTTTTTGTTGGCTTTGAAAATGTTTTTTGTACCGTCCCAACCCAAAACTATGCTTATGAAGGAAGTCAAGGCGTTGATGATAAGCATTGCCATTACTAATTCATCTAATGTCAACAGCTCTAGGAAAAAATTAGTTAAAATCACTAAGAAGAAAAGGCCGCTATTCACCGATTTTAACAGCAGTATTTTTCCGTATGCTCTGTCTGCTTGCAAGACAACTAGCGCATTATTCCAAGGAAGATTTAGAAAAGCCAATAATGGATACCATTTAAAAAATAGATGATATCCAGAAGCACTAATTACGTCATTGAACAGTACATAGCACACAATCAAAATCAATGCTATTGCAAGAGTTGCCACCAAACCAATTAAGGCATTAGAACCAATAAGTTCCATTCTAGACGAAGCGTCTGCTCCCGATAAAAAACGTATTAAACCATTATTGGTAATGCCAAAGCGAAACATTTCTACAAAAGACCCGCCGGTAATAAATAACACCCATTGCCCAAAAACATCCAGAGACAAACTTCTCGCTAATAATGCAAAACCTGCAATGCCTAAAACGGCAATGACAAGATTCCCTGTCAAGGACAGAAAATTATCTTCTCGCACTATCTTTTTGAGCGTTTTCATCAGTTCATTTTAGATTTGGGCTTTAGAAAAAAATTGAAATTTGAACATCGCTTTTAATTTCTTTCTCAATACACTTCGTTTTTTAGGCAATTCCCCTAAAATGGATTCAATTTCATTGATTTGGACTCCATTAATTATAAAATTAATTTTTGAAGCAGCTGTTTCTACTATATTTTTCATTGCCAATTGGTCTGCATCTGACCAGACTCGATTAGAGCGGCATACGAGGATATTCAAATCAGCTTGATTTAATAATTCCGTTGGATAGATATAATCAATTAGAGGAGGTAATTCAATAATTACAAAATCGGGAGCACAATTGAGCGTAATGCCATTTTGATTTAAAATGTCGGAATAGTTTTGAGCGTTATAAAAGGTATTGTTTATTGCATAAGTATAATACTCGGTCTCGTTTAGATAACTAGAAACATCGGCTAAAAATGGATTATCATAATCGATTCTAGGGTCTGCATAGCCTAAAAATTTATTTAGTCCTGAAAACTTCGGGTGTTGTTTTACTGTTTTTTTTGCGCCTTCATATGTAAGCATCACGACTTCTTTGCCTTCATTTTTCAATGTTTTGGCAATGTTTCCTGCCATTACCGTTTTTCCTTCTTGTTTTTGAGTGCTAAAGACAACGATGGTTTTTGTTTTATTCTCTGAGGGATGTGTCACAAAATACTGCAACACATTTTGTGTAATGATTTCAATTAATCTTTTTTGAATGTAGGGTAAATTAATGCTTCCGGGGTCTACTATTAATTTAGGCATCATACCCAAAGAATTCAAGCCTAACTTTTTACTGGCTATTTTAGCATTCTTCAAAGTATCATCAAAATACTCCATCACAAAAATAATGGCCAAAGTAATTAGACCTCCTAAAATCGCCGCTGCAATAACTAATAGCGCTCGTTTGGTAGGGTTTGGTGATAAAGGATAATAAGGAGGGTCAATGGCTTTCAAATTGGAGGTTAGCTCACTGTCCTGAAGTTTGAGTTTGGCTAAATTTAATCCGTGAAGTATTTCTAAATAGCCTTGTTCAGATACCGAAATCTCTCTTTCAATTCTTTTAATCGTCGCGCCAGCTGGAGCATAATTGGCATATTTTTTCTGAAACTCTTTATTCTGTCCGTTTATAATATTGAGTTTTGCTTTAATATTATCTGCTTCGACTACATTATTTATCCAATCTGGAAGAATTTTAGAAACAGGCAAACCATCTATAGAATTTTGATAAGAATACAACTCAGCAACATTTCTTTTTATATCATTAGATAAGGCTTCGGCTTTTTTATTTAGCTCTTCTATTTTTGCCAAATCGCTTTCATTATTCGTCGATTCGAATCTCGCCTTGATTAAAGCTATTTTGTAGTTAAGGTCTCCGATTTGTTTCTTTTTATCCAGAATTGCATTGGTCTTAAGTTGTATGGCCTCTTGAATTTTTAACTTTTCTTCCAATCGTTTAGTTGATGCTTGAATCCCAGCTAAATCAGCTATTTTTTTATTGTAATCGACATCCATATCTTCTTTAACTACCGCAACAGCCTTACTCTGTTCGTAGTAGTTGATGATATTAGAAGATTTATTAAACTCTAGAAGAATATCTTCAGCAGCGGCTAATTTTTGTCTAGCATTTTCTAACTGAGCTTCGAAGTATTTTACCACTGCATCAGATCTATTTTCTTTAATGTGCTTGTAATTAACAATACAAACTCGATTATAGATGGCAAGTGTTTGTTGGCAAATCCCTGGATCATTAACGGTATAACTTAATTTTATCAAATCACTATTTGAAATTCGCATAGCTGTTACAGTAGCAATCGCCTTAAGAGAATAATGGTCATCTTTACCGTAGTTCAATAGTTCATATACATAATTAGTATTGCTACTCTTCATTAAAGCCATTAAATTTTTAACCGTCTTTTCGTAATCCGCTCTATTGATTTCAGGGGGAAATAATGCTTTATCTGGATCATTTATTTCCATTGAAGAAGACTCTGGTTTATTTTCGTGTACTACATATTTATACAAGGAAGCTGGTACTTTGCTTTTTAATTGGTCATAAAACGTTTTGGATATGTATCTCGGATTGGCTTCTGGGAGCATCAAATGCTGAGCTAGTAACCTAACGGCAACTTCTTCTTGGGTTTCACGTGAATTGATAATATTAATCAGGTTATCAAAGGCTGCGTTCGATGCTTGATAATTGAATGTTTTATCCATTTCAATAGAAGAGCCTGTCGCGATACCCGTGTATAAAACCGTTTGAGAAGAATATTCAAAAGATGGATTTCTAGTAAGCAATATAACCAATGAAGCCAATACAATTGGAACCAGTAGCAAGAGCAGTAGATGCTTTAAAATCAATCGTACAAAATCAATTATTTTCATCTTTCTTTTTTAATTTATTAAATCGAATACAAGTCCTGACATGTCTTCGAGCAATTGTTTTGCAATTATAAATTCTGCCTTTGCGGATTCATAATCGGCCTCAAGATTAGAAGTAATACTAGTTATTCGCACATATTCTGCAACGGGTACCACACCGTTTCTAAATTCTTTTTCGACCATTTCCATATTTACTTTTCCGTTACCAAAGTTTTTAGATCGTATTTGCAGTAATCGTTGCTTTAAAATAACGTCTTGGTACATCCTAATTACCGTTTGCCGTATTTCATCTTCTTGAAATTTGGTCATATTTTTGGCTTCTTCAATTTCTAGTCTCGCTAGTTTGAGTTGATTCTTTCTGTTTAACATATCAAACACCGGAAATTTTAGATACATCCCCACACTATAGTTGTATTGCGTGGACAATGTTGAAAAAGCTGTATTTGAAACCCCATCATCATTATTAGAAAAATTATTTAAAGTACCATATCTACCATCTACTTGTACACCAATATTTCTTGTCCAAAAAATACGCTCTGATGCTAGAGTAGATTCTTTTACACCAACGTGATTCTTTCTAAACTTGACCATTGCATTTCTTTTCAATACAGAATCTAAAACCACTTTTAGAGGCGGAAAGTGAAACTCGTTACCAGTTAGTAAAGTATCTTTATTTTGAGCGGTTTGAGCTTGTGTGTTATAGAAGCATAAAACAAAAACACTAATAATGGATATTATTTTAATTTGTTTTTTCATAAGTATACAAGAATCAAATCTTATTTATTACACAGAACCTTTTTGAAGTAATGCGGGAATCGTTCTTAAAATGAGTTTCATATCGTACCAAAAGGAATAGTTATCTCCTTTAAATTGATCCGCATATTCATTATCGAGGCGCATTCGTTCTTCTTCGGACATTTTTCCGCCTTTTCCTCTTAATTCAACTTGCCATAAACCTGTAATTCCTGGTGGTGCCAAAAACCGTTTGGATAATTCATCACCAGTTAGCATTTCTGCTTCATAAACGGGTAGCGGCCTGTTGCCTACAATAGACATATCGCCTTTTAGCACATTGATAAGCTGTGGTAGTTCATCTATACTGGTATTTCTGATAAACTTACCCACTTTTGTAACCCTTGGATCGTCTACAATTTTCACAAAAGTTGAATTATTTTTGGCGGCTTCATTTTTTTGTACATTGAACCAATAATCACAAATTGCATAGGAGTCTAAATACATAATAGGAGAACAAGTTTCTCCATCGGGTAGTTCACTACATTTTGGACAAGGAATATCCAACGGGCTGTCCGAAGCCTTTGTCGTTTCTTTTTTATATTGATTTTTTTCGGCTGCTAGTTTTTTTAGTAACTCGTCAGATCCTGTTCGCATCGATCTTAATTTATAAAAATCGAAAGTTTTTCTGCCCACACGTTTTGAAATGTAATATACTTTCCCTTTGGATTCAAGTCGAATGGCTGCGATAACAAGTAGTAAAAATGGAGAAGCTACAATAAGGACCGATGAAGCTACAAAAATGTCGAATATGCGTTTTGAAAGCGGCATTTTATACATTTCCTCACTGAAATCGAATACTATTTCTTTTTTGTGTTTTGGTTTTCTATGTTGGGATAAGAACTCAATTCTATTAAGAATAGCACTTGCTGCTGTACTTGAAATCACATAAAAATCATCCATTTGCTTTCTAAATGCTGTTTTATAGAGATCTGGATTAAAATCTTTAACAAGCAATACAAAGGGAATAGCGTCGTATTCACTTTGTGCCCTAATCCAATCATATAGAAAAAAACCATTGTTGCCTGGCAAATTATAATCACAAATAATAGCATCTATTTTTTTTGTAGACTGTAGGTATTTTGTAGCCTTGACACTATTTTCTAAAACAGTTATAGTCCAATTTTCAAATTCTTTTTGATTAAAATAATCTGCAGTGCTACCGATATATAAAATTGTTAGATTTGAGTTCATAAGGACTTAATTTAAATTGCAAATAGTGCTAAAGTTCTCACCATTCTATGGCAAAATGAATGGGGTAGATATTTTTCTTGACCAATTCTTCCAATTCTTCTGGATTGAAGGGTTTGGTCAGGTAATCCTGAGCACCCAGTCTATAACACTTTATTCGCTCTTTACTTTCTGACTTACCCGATAACATAATAAAAGGCGTATGTTTGGTAAATCCACGTTGTCTGACCTTAGTCAAAAACTCATAACCATCCATATTTGTCATTTGGATATCACTTATTATTAAATCTGGCAGACTCTCATCAAGCCATTGAAGGGCTTCCACAGCGTCGTGTATTGTTATAACTTCATAATCCTGAGAAAGAAAATTTTGCAATAACAAGCAAATGCTTATTTCATCATCTACTACTAATATCTTTTTCTTCATAATTTTAGGTATTCGTTATATTAAAATCATTTTTCATTTGATCTACCACTTCTTGTGCAATCAACTTTAGAGATGCAATTTTCATATCAACTTCTGGTGCAGTAATTTCATTAGACAATAAATCTTCGGTAAGAAGGAATTCTTCAGCTAATTGATCTGTTCCAAAATAAGCTAACGTTGGTTTTATCTTATGTGATAGTCTAACGATTTTTATAAAATCCTTTTCTGTGTAGGCTGTTTCTATCTCGTTTATAGCATCTATAATTTGTTCTACAAATACTTCAGCCATCTTTGCAATCTGTTCTTGATTGCCTCGACACATTTTTTCAACCAATTGAAGATTGTATAATTTCATAACAGCAACATTTTAATAGCACTCAAAACTCAACTAAATAATTGATTCAAAAAACTTTATCGTTTCAATTAAACCTTCATCCAACTGAATTTTTGGAGACCAGTCTAACTCTTTTTTGGCAATCGTTATATCTGGCTGACGCATCATAGGATCATCAGAAGGCAAGGGTTGGTAAATCAGTTTTGATTTTGAACCCGTTAGTTGTATCACTTTTTCTGCCAATTCAAGAATGGTAAATTCATTTGGATTTCCCACATTTACGGGCCCCGTAAAGTGGTCTGGTGTATCCATCAATTTTATCATTCCTTCCACTAAATCATCTACATACTGAAAACTTCTAGTTTGCTGTCCTTTTCCGTAAATAGTGATATCTTGATTTTGTAAAGCCTGAACAATAAAATTCGAAACAACCCTTCCGTCATTAGGATCCATT harbors:
- a CDS encoding sugar transferase, which translates into the protein MNSNLTILYIGSTADYFNQKEFENWTITVLENSVKATKYLQSTKKIDAIICDYNLPGNNGFFLYDWIRAQSEYDAIPFVLLVKDFNPDLYKTAFRKQMDDFYVISSTAASAILNRIEFLSQHRKPKHKKEIVFDFSEEMYKMPLSKRIFDIFVASSVLIVASPFLLLVIAAIRLESKGKVYYISKRVGRKTFDFYKLRSMRTGSDELLKKLAAEKNQYKKETTKASDSPLDIPCPKCSELPDGETCSPIMYLDSYAICDYWFNVQKNEAAKNNSTFVKIVDDPRVTKVGKFIRNTSIDELPQLINVLKGDMSIVGNRPLPVYEAEMLTGDELSKRFLAPPGITGLWQVELRGKGGKMSEEERMRLDNEYADQFKGDNYSFWYDMKLILRTIPALLQKGSV
- a CDS encoding TolC family protein is translated as MKKQIKIISIISVFVLCFYNTQAQTAQNKDTLLTGNEFHFPPLKVVLDSVLKRNAMVKFRKNHVGVKESTLASERIFWTRNIGVQVDGRYGTLNNFSNNDDGVSNTAFSTLSTQYNYSVGMYLKFPVFDMLNRKNQLKLARLEIEEAKNMTKFQEDEIRQTVIRMYQDVILKQRLLQIRSKNFGNGKVNMEMVEKEFRNGVVPVAEYVRITSITSNLEADYESAKAEFIIAKQLLEDMSGLVFDLIN
- a CDS encoding response regulator, with translation MKKKILVVDDEISICLLLQNFLSQDYEVITIHDAVEALQWLDESLPDLIISDIQMTNMDGYEFLTKVRQRGFTKHTPFIMLSGKSESKERIKCYRLGAQDYLTKPFNPEELEELVKKNIYPIHFAIEW
- a CDS encoding lipopolysaccharide biosynthesis protein gives rise to the protein MKTLKKIVREDNFLSLTGNLVIAVLGIAGFALLARSLSLDVFGQWVLFITGGSFVEMFRFGITNNGLIRFLSGADASSRMELIGSNALIGLVATLAIALILIVCYVLFNDVISASGYHLFFKWYPLLAFLNLPWNNALVVLQADRAYGKILLLKSVNSGLFFLVILTNFFLELLTLDELVMAMLIINALTSFISIVLGWDGTKNIFKANKKTNSTLLNFGKYTTFTLIGTNLLRSADTIIISLSPLGSAAVALYSIPLKLTELQQIPLRSFVATAFPKMSKASVQGKVEEVRDLFYTYSGALTYLFAGLSVFTFVFAEFFVLVISGRQYLETDPQTGFNVVNIVRVFSIYGLLLPIDRMTGIGLDSINKPKINAIKVFVMVLANIIGDCIAIFIFQSLLLVAVASILFTLIGIWMGMYFLDKELSLSYKEIFSSGIDFYKSLIHKVKRTNLKES
- a CDS encoding Hpt domain-containing protein; the protein is MKLYNLQLVEKMCRGNQEQIAKMAEVFVEQIIDAINEIETAYTEKDFIKIVRLSHKIKPTLAYFGTDQLAEEFLLTEDLLSNEITAPEVDMKIASLKLIAQEVVDQMKNDFNITNT